The following proteins come from a genomic window of Megalobrama amblycephala isolate DHTTF-2021 linkage group LG1, ASM1881202v1, whole genome shotgun sequence:
- the LOC125247744 gene encoding gastrula zinc finger protein XlCGF57.1-like, translated as KKSTTCTQCGKSFSTKQSLNVHMRVHTGDKPFTCDQCGKGFSQSVHLKGHMRIHTGEKPFTCDQCGKRFSNKRNLDVHLRIHTGEKPYMCDQCEKRFSIKQRLDLHMRVHTGEKPFTCDQCGKRFTHKNSLNHHMKIHTREKPYMCDQCENSFPNKKNLQVHMRVHAGEKPFKCDPCGKRFPNKSHLERHMRVHTGEKPHTCDQCGKSFPHKQNVQLHMRIHTGEKPFKCDQCEKRFSNKQCLELHMRVHTGEKPFTCYQCGKSFTQLAHLTGHMRVHTGEKPYACDQCGKSFTQSAHLKEHMRIHTGEKQYMCEQCEKRFTNRNNLKIHMRIHTGEKPFTCDQCGRSFPNKKNVQVHMRIHTGEKPFKCDQCEKRFTYKQSLDVHMRVHTGEKPYACDQCGKTFPVLSYLKSHLRVHTKELHTCDQCGKSFCFKSHLKIHMKIHAVEKPHHHSQKSW; from the coding sequence aagaaatctacaacctgcactcagtgtggaaagagtttctcaaccaaACAAAGTCTTaatgttcacatgagagttcatacaggagataagccattcacatgtgatcagtgtgggaaagGTTTCAGTCAATCTGTACACCTTAAAggacacatgaggatccacaccggagaaaagccattcacgtgtgatcagtgtggaaagagattcTCAAACAAACGTAATCTTGATGTTCActtgaggatccacactggagagaagccgtatatgtgtgatcagtgtgaaaagagattCTCAATCAAACAAAGACTTGAtcttcacatgagagttcacactggagagaagccgttcacatgtgatcaatgtggaaagagattTACACATAAAAATAGTCTTAATCACCACATGAAGATCCACACCAGAGAGAAGCCATATATGTGTGATCAATGTGAAAACAGTTtcccaaacaaaaaaaatcttcaggttcacatgagagttcacgctggagagaagccgttcaagTGTGATCCTTGTGGAAAGAGATTCCCAAACAAAAGTCACCTTGAGcgtcacatgagagttcatactggagagaagccacacacatgtgatcagtgtgggaagagtttcccacacaaacaaaatgttcagcttcacatgaggatccacaccggagagaagccgttcaagtgtgatcagtgtgaaaagagattCTCAAACAAACAATGTCTTGagcttcacatgagagttcacactggagagaagccattcacttgttatcagtgtgggaagagctttacaCAATTAGCACATCTTACAGgacacatgagagttcacactggagagaagccgtatgcatgtgatcaatgtgggaagagcttcacaCAATCAGCACACCTTAAAGAACACATGAGAATCCACACAGGAGAGAAGCAGTACATGTGTGAACAGTGTGAGAAGAGATTCACAAACAGAAACAATCTTAAAattcacatgaggatccacaccggagagaagccgttcacatgtgatcaatgcgGGAGGAGTTtcccaaacaaaaaaaatgttcaggttcacatgaggatccacaccggagagaagccgttcaagtgtgatcagtgtgaaaagagattcacatataaacaaagtcttgatgttcacatgagagttcatactggagagaagccgtacgcATGTGATCAGTGCGGCAAAACATTTCCTGTGTTATCATACCTGAAGTCACACCTGAGAGTTCATACGAAGGAGctgcacacgtgtgatcagtgcgGAAAGAGTTTCTGTTTTAAAagtcacctgaagatacacatgaagatccatgcagtagagaaaccacatcaccacagtcAGAAATCATGGTAA